Within the Miscanthus floridulus cultivar M001 chromosome 2, ASM1932011v1, whole genome shotgun sequence genome, the region cttctattttagcaacaaccatgaaattggagccgacccaagGAAGACGAGTATGCCAGAAGTGCTCCGCCGTCCGTTGATGTCCCCCACcttgtctgcatcgctgaacacagtgagctacagcctacttccaccagtcttggggaagacgatcccctgatccatCGTCCCCTTaatgtagcgcagtagccgcttcactgtagtccagtgatcctctctaggatcctccatgaagcgactgatgtAGCCTATAGTAAACGCAATGTCTGGCCTCATGTTGACTAGGTAACGTAGACCGCTGATGATGcttcggtagagtgttgcatctacctttgcCACGGTactagccttcgtcagcttcagtcgctcctccattagagtcacgcatggcttgcactcagccatgccactccGCTCCAATAGCTTCGAGGCGTACATGCTCTGACTGAgtgtgagcgcctccttcccctgtctcacctcaatgctgaggtagtaggagagtgcgccaagatcactcattcgaaaatgagctgACATCTCATGCTTGAAGCTATCAATGTCCTCCGCACGCATGCCTATGATGATCAAGTCGTGCACATACACactgacgatgagctcctccttcccccatcgccacgtgtagagcgcatgctcggttgcgcaccttgtgaacccaagctcgcctagcgtggcatcaagcttggcattccatgctCATGGGGCTGGCCGCAGCCTGTAGAGCGCCTTGCATagtcagagcaccctgtgctctgcTCCCTTGACAGCGAAGCCCCAAGGTtgtctgacgaagaccgtctccgccagctcgccattgaggaaggccaattttacgtccaggtgatggatacgctagtcctttgctgctgccaaagccagtaGTAGTCGAATAGACTCCATGCACGCTACCGGTGCAAAGACTTCCTTGAAATCGATGCCCTcatgctggacaaagcctcgggcgatgaggcgcgccttgtgcttgataatggcgccgtgctcgtccctcttgactttgtacacccacttcaagcCGATTGGACGGCGTCCTAGAGTTGGATCGACGAGATCCTaagtcttgttttcctcgatcgccttcatctcctccagcatcgcccgttgcCAATCTCCATCGCACTCGGCCAGCGTGAACATGGGTGATCCCTCTGCACTGATGAGCAggagctctgggtcattgagcaacCTACCCGCCAGGCATGAGGGCCATGTGTCGCCaacgatgtcatccagcctgtAGAACTGCACCTCTTCAccatcatggaaggcatccacaaactcaatgatgtcacttggaggtgaggtgaactcgatcagtgttgatggagttccctgttccaccgAAGTGATCGGCACAGCACCTGGAATGCTCGGCACCCCggatgcagtgctcggcactactcctagaTCGCTTgccaccactcctagagtggtctacacccctcccggagtgctcagcacccgtctttcagtggtcggcaccactgcaagacccctCGGCTCCGCTATGGGAGTGTTTGGCACCCATcttggagtggtcgccaccactgcaggaCCTCTTGGCTCCACTcctagagtgcttggcaccctTCCTGGAGGGCTCGACACCTCCCCAAGAGTGCTCGGCTCTAtcgctagagtgctcggcacccctcctggAGAGTTTGGCATCTTTtgcccagcgtctccaccaccgtggatgaccaagtgctcgacgacgaaggtgctggtgaagtcgccagcttcccccatgctcggactgttctagtcccaagctgccttctcgtcgaacatgacgtcacgcgagacaagcaccttgtctccacgtggggcgtagagccggtatgccttggtaccctccgtgtagcctaggaacaccatcagtgtgctcctgtcctccagcttggtgaggaccggcttcgtcttcctgacatggccAATGCAGCCAAATgttcggaggaaggacacgctcggcttgtgtCCATGCCAAGATTCAAACgacgtcttgcccttcagggccttggtgggagcgcggttgaggatgaacaccgccgtggtcaccacctcaccccagaaccttgctggcatgcctttggccttcatcatggatcgagccatgccgaccactgtctggttctatcgctccaccatgccattctgctgtGGTGAGTACAgagcggtgtggtgtcgcaccatacCCTGATTCGcgtagtacgcagcgaactccaccgaagtgaattcaccactgcgatcagtcctcagcacgcgaagcttcttgccgctctcggcctccgcgcgcatcttgaaccTCTTGATCGCtgccgccgcttcgtccttgctcatcaggagttgcgGCCACATATagtgactgcaatcatccatgagcaggaggaagtaccgcgtgaccaccatttgtggctggcatgattggcccgcagagatcgccgtggacgagctcgagagctgATCGACGgccacagtggcgtgccaagttgtgtggctacgccgactgctgggcgagctgaccggtgtggaagctcacccaccagcactgatggtggacaaccagcccaccatcgccctcgtgaagaatccgattctccacgaccggagcaagcacatcgacatgaAATTCTACTTCCTCATGGACCGAGTCGATGGAgggtagatcgtcatcgagttcgtcgaaactggtcgacaactcacggacgtcctcaTCAAGCCGCTCGgtcgtcttcgactcacggagctgaaggagataatCGGCATGAAGGGGGTTCAAGGGTTAACAGTAGGAtcaggggaagaattgttagataatatACTGCTTACTTGTGTGAACACACGTcaggggaaggcggcgccgaaaaggctccctgcgGTGGTACTGTAGCCACTGTAGGGGCAGACGCCAAatggctcacctgccgcactgtagccacagtcgGGGCAGGCGCCAGAGTCAGTCCTGCTGTCTCTTCTAGTCACTGTAACAGCATGGTAGCTGTACTagaactagatggatagagttgtatatatagtttgccgctacaactcagtaaagagtgAGTTTAGTTTGCCATCTcatctgcagagctccggccaacgctggtgcttgtgttgtgtgtgtgctctgttctccctcccgtcttctacctctagccatagtgtgtggtcggacaacgcttGACGCGGTCGGCAACACTGGTGATTGGTCGACTAACCcgtgccggtgatcctgtgggccaacaacaCCACCTTGAACATGAGTTCCTAATACCACCCACAAACAGACGGTCAAACTGAACATCTTAACCAATGTTTAGAAACATATTTGCGCTGCATGGTTCAGGCTTGTCCAAGCAAGTGGGCTCAATGGCTTCCCTTAGCTGAGTTTTGGTATAACTCGACCTATCACTCTGCTCATGGTCTCACACCCTTCCAAGCACTTAATGGTCACAAACCTCGGCACTTTGGCATTTCTGTCAACGATGTGTGCACTGTGTCTGACCATGATCAATGGCTTCAAGAACGCCAAGCAATGCTGGATCACATTCAACAGAACTTGTCGAGAGCTCAATACAGAATGAAGAATCAAGCAGACAAAAATCATCAAGAACGGTCCTTCCTAGTGGGAGATTGGGTTTATGTCAAATTTCAGCCTTATGTGCAACAGTCAGTACACAAGCGCACAAACAACAAGCTTAGCTACAAGTTCTTTGGTCCTTATTTATTCTGCAATGGATTGGTCAGGTCGCATACAAGTTACAGTTGCCTGCCTCCAGTCAAATTCATCCGGTTATTCATGTCTCTCAGCTAAAGAAAGCTCTTCCACCTAAGGCTACACTCTCTGATGATTCTGATTTACATTTGTTGACCACTTTTCTCAGTTTACGCCCAAAACATGTTCTGGAGCATCGTCTACAGCTGATTGGCCGACATGTGGTGCCTACTGCAATGGTCCAGCGCTAAGATCCACCTCATTGGGCTACCTGGGAACCACTGCCTGCTCTACTTGGTGATCTATCCACCTCGACAACAACTCCATCGCGAGGACGCGCTGGTGCTTAAGGGATGGGGAGTAAAGATGGGGACCCGCGAcctgatacccgacgggtatttactccattagggtctaaatatgaactaaacacactacccacgggtacataaatggaccaaacccttcacccatcgggtacgcgggTATGGGTATGTTCCAGCAGTCTCCGTAACCGTTtacccatgggtgaaaaatacCCGGCCATTTGAAAGAGATCAATGCTCCACGGTTAGACTACAGATTCTAAAAAGTAATGCAGGTAGAGAGAAACAAATATGCTTGCCAGTAACCTTGGTCATATTTGGTACAAAAACCATAGCAATGTTGCGAGCATTCATCTTGTTGTGGCTTTCATTTTCCACCACATCTGCCATGAGATTGATGGCCCATTCAAGCAATGCTGCTTCAATAGGAGGTAGGGTACTTGCAAGATGGCTACACTCTTCTTCAGTGTTGCAGTGCATCACTTGTTCTGGAGTCAACGAGTCCAATACTTCACTTGGAAGTTCCCGAAACCATATCTATAATCAGTAACTTCTACATTAATCATGACTAATGTAGAGGAGAAACTAAATGGAAAAAAATCTTAATTTGCAGAATATATtattatatgctattatttgtctaattttatgtgctctggttagtggtggttgctgttgaattgttgatttttaTATGCGTGAATAAATTGTTGGCGGGTACGGGTGACCCGACGGGTATGATTTACCCGGCGGGGTATGGGTCTGGGGAAAATTCCCCACCCATGACGGGTATGGGTATTCTAACGGTACCAATTTTTTATGGCGGGGATGGGTCTGGGGTGACCATACCCGATGGGGATTTACACATTGCCATCCTTAATGGGGAGTGTCACACCCTGGATATTGGCATGCATTTAGTTAGCAACTTCTTCTATTTTGGCACATCGTGGCTTCAGTCATTCGGCCCATAAGACGGCATGTGAGCCGCTGGGTATGTATCGGGCCTAGCCCAAGTATTCTAAACCTACGAGACTCACTGTGAGGGTGGTTGGGAGGACAGCGAACATAACGAAAACCtaaactctatcttcttcctcgtgcTCCCGTGCTTCCGAGGCAGCGGCGCCGTGCTCACCTGTTGTGCGTGTTCACCGGCAGCTACCTCTGTTATCCTTACCGTCACATGAGACTGCAagcagctgcagcctgcaggaggACTCGATGATGGCGTGGAAAGATGATGCCGCGACCGTCCACCCACCTGGCGACTACGGATCTACACCTCCGTTCGTTtgttataatccatactttttagcttgttttttcagccgaaacagtgtttttctctctcaacaaatcagccggaatagtatttcgacttgttttttcagcgaaacgaacatggCCAATACTGACTGGTGCTAGGGACTGAGAGGTTGCACGTGAGGAAGGGATGCCTACATGGATTGGGCACAAGCAGGGCTAGGTTGGGCTGGGCTTGGGTAGGACCAGATCCAACCATTAATTAACCTTGTCAAAATAAATTAAACTAATTACTTGGATGCTTTTAGAGTCGTGCAAACTTCATGGAAAGGCCCACCGGAGCATAACTCTAATTTCTATGACACTATTATTTTCCCATTGGTTTATCGCCATTGAGTTGGTATTATATTGATAGTTTTGGTGGCGACGACATCGGTTAAAAGGGTCTTTTCAGATACGAGGTTTATGAAAACAGAATTGCCCAACAAGATCTCTATGTTGATTGGCTTAATGActtagtggtgtcctacattgaGCGAGAGATATTCAAAGGAATTGATATTGTGAAGAtgaagaaatcattttagaaaaaTAAAGATAGGCAAGTGCAATCATTAATCATGCATGATGGTCGTCTCATTATTCCATGCATATTACTACCTCCGAGAGGACGTCCTCTTGCAGAGCATGTCCAATAAGACGTTCATTTAGCATCTCGAATAgttgcaactttttttttttttgaacatggAAGGATTCTCCATTACTCATAAACTGCCGCCAAATCGTCGGCAACCAGTACACGAATACAAATTGGAATGCTGTCCATAATTGGACCTGCACCCGAACTCAAACTCGCCCCCAGGGCAGCGAGGCCATCAGCGGCCATATTACCAGAACGAGGGGTGTGAATTACATCATGGAAAGCAAAGTTGCTAGCTAATAAATCTTTCAGTTCCCAGATGAGGCCGCTCGCCGAAGAGCGCTCCAACTCCGCAGATTTTGCTGCTTGCACAACCATGGAAGCATCCGTTTCCAAAAGCACCCTCTGAATTCCCAAATCAGCCGCTCTTTGAAGAGCTTGTAGGCAGGCTATAATCTCAGCATGAAAGGCTTCTCCTATGTTTTCCAGCTTTCCGTATCCTGAGCTGATCACGCCACCGTCACATTCACGAATCAGGTAGCCCCATCCACCAGATCGCGTGTTTTTCACTTTTTTGAGAAAGCCCCGTCACAGTTGATTTTCACGGTATTTGCCGGTGGTGGCCTCCATGATTTCTGAACCTGTGCTTGGCTTCCCGGTTCCTTCGCTGGCTTGAAACATGACCTCTTCGCTGCATATATGTATTGGTCAGGTGTGCCAGGCGTCCGCTATCCCGCTGTTGCTCACCTTCCCTCACCCCGCAGCGTTCAGACCACCAAAGATAGAGTAGGGTGGTCACCTGTCTTTGCACCTCATGTTTCATCTTCAGTATTGCCTCCACTGTCTCCCTTGCTGATTGTAGACTCGCCAGCTCCTGCCGCACCCCCTCGAGCTGCAGCTCTGCCCATACATGCCGAACACATTTGCACTTGAAAAAAGGTGTGCTCTGTCTTAACATTTGCACTAGTGCCAGCAGTGCCGGGATGAAAAAGGCGATGACGATCACGATGGTGCTTAAGGCAACGTCCATCGCCAACACTCTGCAAGGAGGTCTAGTTCATTTCACAGCATGGTTCGTGCCTTCTGTATGGGTATTTATAACAGTTCACGTCcagcttagggggtgtttggtaacTTTATCTCAATTGGATAATGACTATATATCTATTATGTATTATGTATATATTGTGTTAAAAATAACGTCTGTCTACTGCATGCTCGGGTGTTTTAGGAGCATCTACCAACCTGCCCTGGTGTTGCATGACACCAAAACACTCGATTGGGAATCCCAAATAAAATCGAGTGTTTCTTATGCATGAAACACTCGATTGCCATGATCATAAGATCCTGATcaaatgaatcaaataaaacatataaaaataatgtAAAAATATTgagtaaatgaaataaaaaaattaGCCAGGTTATTTCTATAGAAGCCATATTGGAGGATTTCAAAGGGGAACCAAATAAaacatatagaaaataaaaaaaagcaaaaaaaaccaGGTAACTGTTCAAGTAATTTTGACAATTATCATTTACATACAATCAATTTATATCGATTGAACATAAAATTTATACCAAAACATATATAGTAAAATATGATCTAATAAGATAATCTGCAACCACCGGCAATGAAAGAAtctccatgcatgcatgggtTCATGATGGGGCCTAGCAGTTGCTTTTTTTCACAACCCAGCACAGGTGCGCGAGGTGGGCGGCGTGTGGGCCCGAGCGATTTCAAGCGCTGGAGACGTGGTCTCCAACACCGGAGAGAATCGCGTGGGACCTGGGGTGCGGCGTAGCAAGACTAATAATACAACCGACTACTGGCCGTAAGGTTTCTTTATAGCTTTCTCTCAGCCTACTTATATAATAGTTAGTTGTTCACTGTTAATACATaatccacttgtctctctcacagagtttcttggttcttgtgcctaaaCCAACTGTAAGCTTACAAGTCgcttcttctctctcctcccctctctcctccatatCATCATTTAACCAGCTTATAGCATGTTATTATACTTAGCTCACACGCAAGCGTTGCGCGTCGGTGATGGATCTGACGGTTAGGAAATTAAGCGTGCAGTTCAAGAAGCACTCGAGTGCCATATAGATTTACCATAAAAATAAACCAAAAGAAAATGTGTAATTTTGCATAAGTAATTTTATTAGTTAGAAATATAAAACAATAattaaggtggtgtttggatccggtgactaaaatttaggaggtgtatcGGAAGGATGTTGcatagggtgtttgaatactaataaaaaaataaattacataattcgtcagtactctacgagatgattttttaagtaaattaatccgtcattagcacatacttactgtagcaccacgttgtcaaatcatgagctaattatgcttaaaagattcgtcttgcaaattagtcgtaaactatgcaattagtttcgtaattagtctatatttaatactccatatatgcgtctaaacattcgatgagatagcgactaaaatttaggaagtGCAACTAAACACCACCTAATGCATAATGCTTAAGTCTTCTAATATTTTATTAGTccgtgctatatatatatatatatatatatatatatatatatatatatatatatatatatatatatatatatatatatatatatatatatatatatatatatatatatatatatataaaagtaagtAAGTTAAACCATCACTCTTGGCGGACAGTTGAAACAAAAACTCGCTCTCCACGTTCTGATGGAGCTACCACCATGGAGTTCTCTTCTCGGCGTCGTGCTATTCCTCGTAGCCGTGCTCCTTCGCCGGCGGTGCTCCACCAGCAGCTCGAGAAAGTACACGGTGCCGCcgggccctcggccatggccggtGATCGGCAACCTGAACCTGATCGGGCCTCTCCCGCACCGCTCAATGCACGAGCGCTCCGCGCGGTACGGGCCACTCATGTCGCTCCGGTTTGGTTCCTACCCATCGTTCGTCGGCTCATCGGTTGACATGGCGAAATTCTTCCTCAAGACTCACGACCTGGCGCTACAGGTGACGGTTTCTTCGTCGAGTGTCCCAGAGCATGTCGAATGTTTTTTtatcaggcactcggtaaagtgacggtttgccgagtgccagatagaaaatactcggcaaacaaatggcactcggcaaaaaggttgtttaccgagtgccgaacactcgacaaagaataacactcggcaaagaccaggtttgtcgagtgtgaaacaataacactcggcaaagggctgcCACCATTAACGGCCGGCAGccgccgttaatcctttgccgagtgtcttctcttgacacttggcaaagaggctcctttgccgagtgttatttcttgacactcggcaaaccatattttttttcatttttgacctccaaactttttctttagtcctcagacaatacctggtactccatgttccaatgtggcatatttctcggactttttctatatttctttaatttattttatttaattgaattttcttggataatttaaattataactgctagtcattcgaataatgaaaaaatgaatgaaaaaatgatattcatgttatttagtataatgtgaggccatatccaggaacagaccaccaatttcgaacatcttattcacgaaacatgaccacgaacttgcggtcgagttgtttttaaattctataaaaagcaaacgaaatccgaaaatcatgaaacttgtcaagatgtcaagatattaTATGTGGATGCTGtgataaaaaaattgagaaggttttgcgcAAGTTGTtatgtacgatgcttgcaaaccgaagtcgGTCTCTTCACGAAATCGATGAAACTGTTtaccgaaaatcatgaaactgttTACCGAACGTCCTTCgctgagtgtatatcggcctttacTGAGTGGCTTATGCACTCGACGAAGAAACCGCCTGCTGGTGTCCTTGACCGCCCCGCACTGCCCTCAGCTAGGTACATCCTCTACAACTCCGACGTGCTATGGGCATCGTACGGCCCGTACTGGCGCCAGGGGCGCAAGCTTTTTCAGAACGAACTCCTCAGCGCGGGCCAGATGAAATCGACGGAGCATATCCGCATCGAGGAGGTGCGCTGCATTCTGCGGGCGATGTCGGCGGCCGCGTCCCGCAACGGGGGTGCGGTGGTGCCCAAGGACCACCTCTCCATGGCAAGCTTCAACATAGCCTCGCGCATGGCGCTAGGCAAGAAGTACATCTTCGACGGCTCTGGCTCTCTCATGCCGCCGGAGTCGTTCCGGTGGATGATCCAGGAGTTCTTCCTCAACGGCGTGTTCAACGTCGGGGACGTGATCCCATGGCTCAGCTTTCTGGACCCGCAGGGGTACATCAAAAGGATGAAAAGGCTGAGCAAAATGTTCGACCCGTTCCTGGAGCACGTGCTGGTCGAGCACagtgagcagcggcggcggcagggcgACGGCTTTGTGCCGAGGGACATGGTGGACCAGCTGCTGCAGCTCGCTGACGATGCCAGCCTCGATGTTCCGATAGAACGGGATGGCATCAAGGCATTCATTCTGGTAAAGACTTCACTTCGATCACTTCATCGTCACACAGAGAGCGAGTATTGATTGACGCGCGCAAGCATGCATGCAGGATATCATCGCCGCCGGCTCGGATACCACAGCGGTTGCCATCGAGTGGGCTCTCTCGGAGCTTCTAAGGAAGCCAGAGACCATGGCCAAGGCCACAGACGAGCTGGATCGTGTCGTCGGCGGTGACAGGCTGGTCACGGAGGCGGACATCCCGCGCCTCCCGTACCTGGAGGCTGTGGTGAAGGAGACCATGCGCGTGCACCCACTTGCGCCGCTGCTCACACCCCGGCTGTCCCGCGAGGACACCTCTGTGGGCGGCTATGGTATCCCAGCCGGCACGGAGTTCCTTCCGTTTGGGTCCGGCCGCCGGATGTGCCCTGGCCTCGGCCTCGGCATGAAGATGGTGCATCTGATGCTAGCAAACCTTCTTCAAGCATTTGTATGGAGGCTCCCCGACGGCGTTGGTGTGGACGACCTAATCCTGGAGGGGAAATTCGGGCTGTCCATGCCGCGAATGGTTCCGCTCGAGGCCGTTCCTGAGCCCAAGCTCCCTGCTCACTTGTACGATGGTCCATGAGCCCATCACCATGACTCAGCACTCAACAGCCAAGCACGGTTTTCTGCCCGCTGTGGTCTGCATCTGCTCTCGAAGTATGATGTTGGACCGTATGTTTCTGTGCTCCTAAAATCTAGTCCTCTGTCCCTTTTTAAGGCCAGGTTTGTTTACCCCTCCTAAAAGATTTAGGAGCTAAAATTTAGATAGAATTTGTCTAAAGAACCAAATACATTCTCTTAAAATCTTGTAAAAACTTTAGGAGGTGCCAAAAACTTTAGGAGCTCCACCCCCTCCTAAAAGCTA harbors:
- the LOC136539928 gene encoding trimethyltridecatetraene synthase-like, whose product is MELPPWSSLLGVVLFLVAVLLRRRCSTSSSRKYTVPPGPRPWPVIGNLNLIGPLPHRSMHERSARYGPLMSLRFGSYPSFVGSSVDMAKFFLKTHDLALQKPPAGVLDRPALPSARYILYNSDVLWASYGPYWRQGRKLFQNELLSAGQMKSTEHIRIEEVRCILRAMSAAASRNGGAVVPKDHLSMASFNIASRMALGKKYIFDGSGSLMPPESFRWMIQEFFLNGVFNVGDVIPWLSFLDPQGYIKRMKRLSKMFDPFLEHVLVEHSEQRRRQGDGFVPRDMVDQLLQLADDASLDVPIERDGIKAFILDIIAAGSDTTAVAIEWALSELLRKPETMAKATDELDRVVGGDRLVTEADIPRLPYLEAVVKETMRVHPLAPLLTPRLSREDTSVGGYGIPAGTEFLPFGSGRRMCPGLGLGMKMVHLMLANLLQAFVWRLPDGVGVDDLILEGKFGLSMPRMVPLEAVPEPKLPAHLYDGP